The Neofelis nebulosa isolate mNeoNeb1 chromosome 1, mNeoNeb1.pri, whole genome shotgun sequence sequence cgagccatcagcccagagcctgacgcggggctcgaactcacggaccgcgagatcgtgacctggctgaagtcggacgcttaaccgactgcgccacccaggcgcccctaaaaaatttgtttttaaagttgactgtgtctcagaaatatgtaaagttgtttgtttacttaaaaaacttttttttaacatttagttatttttgagagagagcatgagtgggggaggggcagagagaggggagacacagatccaaagcgggctccaggctctgagctgtcagcacagagcccgatgcggggctcgaacccacaaacggtgagatcatgacctgagctgaagtcagacactcaaccgactgagctacccaggtgtccctctttgtTTACTTTATATGAATgctgtctcccccccacccccctccgttGTGTAAAGATATTCTACTTTTTCTTAGATGTTCCCTTAGAAGAATTTTTAGCAATCAGTTTGATGGTTATTCCCAGGGAGCTAGTTATTCTTCtggattatttaataattattctgTACCTGAATAAGGAAAATCTCCTTGGCTCACAGAGGTTTCTTTCCTGGTTAGACATACTCTTTGACCTGTCAGTCACCCCTTTTCCTTAATGTGGTTGTGGTTCAACATGTCTCAGAAATGGATTCTCTGTCCTAGTTTTTCTTACAGCAAACTCACCAGACTGGCTGGATTCCCTTTTGGTTAACCTCGACATCTTCCAGTATTTGAAGCCAAGTGTTAGCCTACTCAAATGAGTGGAGATGCTCACCATCTTACATTATCTTGCCCATTTTCAAGTCTCTCACTGAGTTCTCTGTGTCAGGTCTGAAAGTGGTGTCATGTAAGTGGTTAGGAGCTTGGCACTTGGAGGTTTCTTTGGAGCTGTGTACCTGCAGCAAGTTGCTTAACTCTGAgtcttgtttcctcatttgtaaaatggggattggACCCACATCCATCTGTTAGGATTAACAGACATCCCAAAATATCAatgatttaaacacatttttcttctttgtaaaggAATTCTGAGATAAGAAGTCCAGGTCTAGTATGATGGTTCCATGGTCATTATCAACCATCTGCTATCATTAGTTCGTGGCTTCCATCCTCAGCATGATCCAGAATGACTTCTGCATTTATAGCCACCACGTCTGTATCCCAGGAAGCAAAATGGGGTCAATAGGGCAAGCCTAAAGGTTCACCTGACTTTGTAACCCTTTAGAAGACATTATCCAAAAGGTTTTTTTTGCTTACATTGCTTACGAGTTTTGCTTACATTCCATCGGTCAGAACTTTATAGCTTGTACACACCCAGCAGCAGCCACAGAACACTGGAAAATACAGCCTTTGTCTGGGTACAGTTGTCATCCTGAATCAGGACTTGATTACtaacagaaagaaagagtgggTATTGGGGACATAAGCAGCAATCTTTGCATTATGTTTTAAAGGAGACAATGcacataaagtacttagaacTGTACCTTATacttggaattttatttatttgtgtttattctttacTTCGAATTTTAAATCCTCAACTGCTCTTCTACTGTCTTGAACCCCCAAAGACCAGTGTTTGATACATGCtcattatttaaaagttaaaagggaTTAAAAGTAAttctactttaaaatactttattacaTCCTTTAGTTAAATGGAAAGTCTCAGGGTGAGATTGGGAATGAGTTTACTTAATGCATAGCCTATGGTGTCGCTAAATATGTCAGTGTTAActgccaaaattatttttttttaatttttttaaatgtttatttattattgagagacagaaagagacagcatgatcaggggaggggcagagagagagagggagacacagaatctgaagcaggctccaggctccgaggtgtcagcgcagagcccaacgcggggcttgaacttacaaactatgagccaaagtcagacacttaaccgactgagccacccatgtgccccttaactgccaaaattaaaaaaataaataaataaataattttttttttttaatgtttatttttgtgagagagaaagagagaaagcgtgagaaggtgagggacagagagagagggagacacagaatccaaagcaggccccaggctctgagatgtcagcacagagcctgatgtggggctttaactcatggactgcaagatcatgacctgaactgaagtcggacgcttaaccaactgagctacccaggtgccccttaactgcCAAATTTTTATATCAAGCTTTGTTAGTTTTCTACAAACTCATTATCTTGTGAGTTTtacaacataaaaaatttttgttctaaaataGTAAGAGACACAGTACCCCATTTTCTTGCCTCTTATAAGTATAATCTGCCTTATatccaaataatttaaatttgataaggtagaaagaagaggggagggaaataTAGCTGCCAaacaaaatggcattttaataAAGCCTGCTTCCAGTTTTCAAGGTAGCTGTATATTTACATACTGAATCCCAATGTGTTCTTTTTGGGCTGCGTTGTAACAAGTAAAGGTGTATGTATCATAAGTGCAAGTGCCTGTGGTTGTAtaatttgattttgttgttttagcGATTAATCACCTATGACTTTtagattcttttgttttgtgtttctctcCAGTAATCACCCAACGTTTACTAATAATTTATTCCTGCACGTAGCTATATATAatagtctttcctttttctttctacatgggtttctttaaaaatatatatggatagaaaaaatatgcaacagTCAAAACAGATATGAGATCATGGGTATCTGCattcatacttatttttaatgttttttaaaaatgaatagcaaTTCAGCAAATGATCTATCTAAAGTAAATGCTAAATAGTCTCATTTTTTGGTAAAACCTCATTAAGTCACAGAAggttattaaatttaaataaccacTGAGATTAAAGTTGGTACCGTTCAGTAATTCTTAAGAATCttaaaaattagttaataaaCATCTGTTATAACAAGACAAAATCAGTGGAGTGGAATTAAGAAGAAATCAGACTTGTTCAATTTTACACTAATGATGTAGAATATATGTCTAAACATCCTTGAAGATGTAAGCAGAATTACTTTTTGAAAAGTTGAGCCTGTCTTCAAAACGGAATTTTCCACAGTTaatgagatctttaaaaaaaaaaaaaaaaagaaaagaaaccaaactaCTAAATGTTGCTTTTAAATGTACCTAAATACTCTGGAATCTTGGGTTTGGAAAAACTCGTTGTGCTATTAGGTTGACTGTTATATTTTATGCTAGGGAACAGTTTTTTTAAAGACCTACAATTATTTCACTCTTTCATATCCAATTcagtattttttctaaaataattagtGATTAAAATTAAACTAGAGTTTCcacattttatatacaaaatccttaacattgcacattttttttgcattgttggaaaattttaattaaatggagGTCATTTATAGTAGCTTATGTGGTGCATATCAGTGATTTTTGTTTGATAGAAACTTTTACtcttgtgcattttttaaatatatatggatGAGTGATTTATTATATAGTtgtctgtatttattattttaaatgtttattttgacacacacatacacacacacacacacacacacacacacacacacacacacacacacacggtagtgcaggggaggggcagagagaggggggggagcgagaatcccaagcaggctctgtgctgtccgtgcagagccctatgcaaggctcaaactcataaaccatgagataatgacctgagctgaaaccaagagctgaaactcacaaaccatgagatcatgacctgagctgaaactaactgagccaccaggcaccccctattGTATATTTTGTTCAAGAAGTAGAAACATAGTCAccttttcataaattattttaggtaaatttaaaatttcatcttagatatttccctctgcctggcacacCTCCCTTTATCACCACTCCCTTGGTGCTTGTTCACTGAAGCAAAATACTAGCTTAAGCAAAATATGGTTAGGAAGACCAGTCTGCTACAGAAGTAGCCATATATATTTCAAAGctaaatacaaataatttctaaGTTGCATGCTCTTTGGGATAGTCCATACTACACTTCTGCTTTGTTAGCAAGGATAATTATGATTCAGATGCTCTAATTTTAACCTTGACTGACATCATTGTAGTTTAAGACATTTAACCAGAATTTATTAGATGGGGGTATCTCTGGGGTTGTGTTATCACATATATTACTGCTGACTGGTTTTATACTGCTGATGAAACAGCTGCAATGATTATTTGGTTCTCGTAGATTTTGTACATGAAGGTAGAATATAAAAGTCCCAAGAAACtcgtatgtatttttaaactaatacCAATGAAAACTATGTTTGCCTGTAGCAATTTAAAGTATATTCTTGTATCTTAAAAGCATTCATCAAAGTATTAGGCATTGCATTTGTTAAAAGTTCTGCATTCTGTTTATGTCTAAGTTGAAAGCCTAATAATTGTAAACGTACATTTTTGTGCATGTTATTCATGGTTGTGTCATGAAGATATCTTTACACTGGATAAGATAATAACCAGTGCTTATTGAAAGTCTATAGTGGGTGAGGCCCTTTACATGTAATTTAATTTAAGCCTTATAAAGGGTCTGTCAGCtaatcattatctccattttgctcTGAGGAtattgaagttcagagaagtaAAGAATCTTGCTTACATTATGTAGGCAAGTTAGTGGAGGTTAATTGGATTTGAATCCAagtctgacttcagagctcaTGTGCgctatattttttcttcataatatgtCAGTTCTGTGGACTGTACAGGTCATAAAAAGTTAATCTCCTTTTCCACAAACCTGATATGTGAAGATCCAGATTTGTCAATAGACAAATTTAGGCCATCCTTTATTGTTGTGAGATGATTCATCTCAAGTTCTTTAAATGACCCAacatgacattaaaatttttatttgctttcccaTTAGTTCAGTTTTTCACTCATTTTACAAGAACCTGCATTGTGAGATTTTTTATCAAGTGAGGCAAACCTGTATTTTGGTATTCTATGTTGAGCCCATACTTCAGGAATGCCTGTTGTATGCCAGGTTTTAAGTGTTAGAGATGTAAGTGGCCGGCAAAAGCACACACAGTTCCTGAGCTCTGAAGTTCATGTACCTGGCCGGTTTTGAATCCGGCCTTTGATTCAGGTTTTGAATCCTCTTTTACCTCTTAATAACTATATGGTTGTGAAAGAAGGATAGTACCTTCCTCAAcgtcattgtgaggattaattaaGATAATGCATGTTCATAGTGCAGTATCAGGCATGTAATAAAACAGTAAGGGTtatcttttattatctttaaaatagaattgaactgtaattaattttctttaaaaaataacaagtttCATTAGTATCATTACCTTCAGTCTGAGTTGGTAGTCATCTTTCATCATTTGAAAAGTCTCATTAAGTGTTTCATTTGCTCTGCACACagccatatacattttagaagtaTAGTACACTATaagctgtgtttttatttttcatattttaaggaCAGTACTAGAAGCATCGTGTGGGTTAATTCCAAATATGGGACTATCTATGTTTGGCTTGCAGCAAGTATagtaacctatttttttttattacctgtcttctgaaaaagaagataaagcgTCACTTTGTGACTTACTCTGTGGAGCagtgagaaaaacaagaatttttttgtgaaaaatttgAGGAAGAAATTCTTCATTGACTGCAAACAAAAATATGATATCACCCTGACTTATGATTGGcattttgtatgatttctttagttttttttaatgggaggcatttctaaatattttaagaaatggtgAAATTGAAAATGATACTACAACACATTATTTATGCACTTGATGTATAAACCCAAGTGCAACTGGCTGAATTTAAAAAGCTACACTTCTAAAAAGTTACACAAGAATAATCAATCTGGTCAAATATCCTTCCAGATTATTAAATTGTTTTACAATATTATGGTTTATCAAAAGTTTGAGGATGAGTTAAATGCATCCAGATACAATTTTTTTAGAGACATTTATCAAAATGATTAATAGATTTCTTTAAGTACTGGTTTCCATCACTAATGATTTGTTGTAACAGTTAAATTCTCTTTTTGTGAATTAATGCAAAAACTTATAATACTTCTAAGGAGATTTGTTCAGTGATATCTCCTGTAATAAGATATGTCAAGACTATATTCATTATCTGTAATGAAATCTTGTTAGAGAAAATCTTGCTTTGACATTAAATCactatcatttttttcattaccaAAGTCCAAATGCCAAGGGAAAAAGTCAACTCATAAGCTGGAGACGCATGTAAACAGTTCAATTATAGTAACAGCTAAAatagattttactgtatttttctgttttcatagttCCTTTAACTGTTAATTAAGCCATGTTAAAGTATGTAAGAGATAATTTGATGTTTTATTAGAAACATCTTTTTTCTTGTTATATATAAAAGAAGATTGTGTGGTTGATATGGAGTTTTGAGGGGgttttttatgtgcattttttaaaggacttttttGTATGATAGATTTTAAAGTATTTCCCTTAGTATGTACAGCCAACTTTTGCATTACCTttgattttataactggaaatcaGAGTTCTAAGAATGAATTAGCTTTGCTGCTAATTCCAAGTTTTTATGTTTAAGCAAACTTTTGGCATTTATGTTAATTTATGTAACCTCAGTCAAGGTTTTCAGAAACTTtagttgaattttattaaaattaagatttagTTACCTGTTTTAATGgttaaatttgtttaataatgGTTAAATTTTAAAGGAGCAAATTTAAGATCTAATTTGTTCTTAGAAGCCAAAggaaacttaatttaaaaaaataacttcagcaTGAGGTTAAAGAAATTAACACAATTCAGTGAATCTGAGATTTAGCATCAAAATAGGtactgaaatgaataaaattctttCATAAGAATAATGTCTAGTGAtgctcatttaatatttttgagcttGAAGAATGAATAGACAGGGTGGTTCTGAAAATGAACTCCTGTATTATTTTGATACCACATATTCTGTTGAGGCTAAGTTATGCAGGTTGTGTTGGAACCCAGCCTGCAAAGAAATGAATTTGCTGATTTTTGTCACTTGGAAGACCAGCCAGGGTTACTGTAGCCTGCCAGTTGACTACATCAAAAGGTAATGTTGTGTGAAATCATCAAGTGGTACACTTTGTTTTGAAAGTGACacatataactttttattataattattaatacaaacaaagaaactaatagtgcttttatttgtttttttattgtcaCCAAGCAGTTTTCTAGGAATGTTCAGCAATATGTCAATTCAGCTGTAATTCTAGTATAAAATACAGGAACTATGAATAAGCTTTTAGTGCCTGCCGTTAAAATTAAGTCAGTAGCTTTAATACCTTCTTACAGTTACATTTGGTTTCACTGTAGCTCTGTTTTAGTACATCTGcacatctctttttctctcaatgtTTAATTTTACCAGTTCAGTTTCTTTGTAGATTGGTAGAAAGGATTTTAAATCTTACAGCCccttaaaatattgtattatcaTTTACTTAAATGAATGATAGATAATGTACATGCTTGTTCATTGTGCAAGTACCAAAGACATTCTGATTGAAAGACAGTTTacggagaaataaacaaatagcaaaagcattcagtctttatttataatatatagaaCATCACTGTTTTCGTTTTAAGTATAAGAGTCTGATCAGCAGGAACACCCTTGAGAAGGACATCTTTAGCGATAGAATTTACATACCGTTAGCTCACAGTAATTGATTAGCAGCAGGGCTCTGAGTACAGAGCTGACTGGGCACACGTTATTTGGGATGCCTTTGATGCCGTGGTTTTCCGAAGCTTGCTGGCTGCATGCTTGTTGCCTTTGTTCGTGACACAGGTAATTACTTGATAAAATGAAGTGCATCGCTGTGAACAATTGACCCTTTGGAACAATCCAGGCTGGTCAGCAGTCTAAAGCCACACTTTAAAGCCATCATTATAGCTTCAAACTTAAGAGTTTCCAGGGTACAGACAAAGGTGTTGTCTTCCTTTAGTACAAGTCGAGTgccattttcagattttatgaaGTATTTAAATTGAATGATGTTTGATGATATTGAAAACTCCTCTGGAAATCCATCCAGCCTGCTTTTGGACACCAGAACAATGcgagattttatttttgatatgaaATCAGGAGCATTACAGAAAATTCTCAGTCCCTGTGAGCGATCATGGTTATCTGTTATTTCCAAGAAAGTAGTCTCTCTGGGTGTTAGCTGTTCTTTTTCCCACCTGGCTTTCACTTCCTCCGCCAGTCCCTTGAGCTGAAAGAATTCTGCTTCTTGTGCAAGAAGTTGATTTTCTCGAAAGCCTTCGGGCAGTAGAAGTTCTCCATTTCGTAGGAAGTTCAGGACATGCCTGAAGAGGAGTCCATCCCTGTCTATGAAATAATGCCCATCAGCATCAAACGGGCAGAGGATTTTTCCATTTACTATACCTTCAAGGAAAGTGTCTGGGTACTTggtgagtgtttgtttttgagtaatGTATAAATATCCACCAACGTTGAGGGTCATCAGTGTGGATTTGCAGTTCTTTCCTTGGTCAGCGTCTTCCAAGCTGTTGTGTTTCCCTTcatactccttttctttttctcttctgtttattttacGCTCCATTTTTGAAAATGCTATTTCAGCCTGTTCTTCTTGgctctgagatttttaaaaaagaaacactaccCCACAAGCACGCCTTTATTCAGCCCCAGCCTGGTGATGGAATGGAAATGCTGGCAGCGCCGCCTGCTCTGTCAGCTCGGTTTTGCAGTAGGTGGCGCATCAGCTATGCGTGCGGGAGATTTCTGGAGTAAgaagacaggggaaaaaaagataatttgcaTTTAACTGTATCAGGGAAGGAATTTGTTGTTTAAGATTTTCATGTGTGTTCTTTGAAGTAATAAAAGTTCCTCAAGTTACTCAGTAAATTGAATTTCCTCTTAGCAGTTAAGCAGTTACAAATATTTAATTCTCCAGCCAAGTTGAGTATGTTTCCGTTTCTAAATGTCTTTTAAGTTATTGCTCACACAGGCAAGCttaatattgaataatatttttagttttggaaaataatgcatattggatctgtgtcattttttaaagcaaatcataaacaggaaaccaaaagagaagggaaggaggtgtATAGAATCTTTTCTCCTGTAAAACACACGTTTCACAGTGGTGAAGTCATTTTTAAAGACCCAAATGAGAACATTTAAACCTGTTGTTTATGACGTGGCACTTGAATTTAGTTCGATTTGCACGTGATTGTGATTTAGAGATCTTTAGCACGAGAGAAGAAATTTTCTTAATGCTCTTAATGCTTAACGAAAggttctattattttattttatttgggtttatttgtttgttttaccctAAGGTAAAGCGTCAAACGTACAGGCTTTCAGTAGTCGTTTACCTATCTTTTTGGTTAAGATTTCCTATGAAAAATTCATAAGCTTGTTTTATCTCAAACCCGCTCCATGTGGAACAAAGACTTGGGCTGCTGTAGAAAATActataactgtgtgtgtgtgtgtgcatgttcacATACCCACGTGCACATGTTTCGGAAAATAAAAGATTCAGAATACCTGCTATAAAATAGTGCCATGGtaaatttcactgtttttttaatggttcccccccccccccccccagtgtacACAAAAGGCAAAAGGGCCAAagacaactttttattttattttttggtaactTGGGAACTGGAACAGTGTTGAGTCTGgtgtcccctccacccccaccccttttttcttcttcccctctaaCTTGCCTTCCAAGGCATTTTAGAGATCTGAGCTTTCATTTCTAGAGTTTAAAGGCCCAGGGGTAAGAAATGTGAACATTGTCCCCAGTACACTATTACTTGACTGGTCTATCTGCTAAATTATTCTGAGGAGCACATTATTCTCAGAATTAAATTAGATTTAGATTTAATATtgaattgatttatatttctattacattaaaggcattttttaattattcaactTATGTTGGCGGAAACATTGGAGCAGAGTCTTCTAAAAATGCTTACCTTGTATTTTCTCTAAGCAATGTTAGATTTTCTTcagatataaaaaattatatctttaatTATAGCAGATAACATGTATTAATACTTAGATTATCAAAAGTCCAttgaaattaaactagaaatctaATGCATAACATTTTTAGAGCTGAGTTTTTGCTTAGAGACCATAAAATTCAACCTCCtcattttaccaaaaataaaattacattctggggaatttttttaaatgtttgtttatttttgagagagagagagagagagagagagagagagagagagagagagaacgagtgggggaggggcagatagagagggagacactttAAAGAGGCtgtaggctgtgagctgtcagcgcaatgcccaacgcagggctcgaacccacgaaccacgatatcatgacctgagccaaagttggacgcttaaccgactgagccacccacgcgcccctaggGAGCTTTTAACAGTGTTTTACCTAGAACTTTACAGCTTGTTAATAAGCCAACACTTGAACTAAAGCTTCCTCTTAGTCCTGTATCATTTAAGAAGAGTTTACTCTTATATTCTAAcaatttcatgtgtgtgttgattttgttgttttagaaTCAAGTCTTGTCTATGGATCtgactttttaagaaatatagaggtgcctgggtggctgagtcagttaagcatctggtcatgatctttcggtctgtgggtttgagcccctcattgggctctgtgctgagagcttagaacccggagcctgcttcaccttctgtgtctccctttctgtccgtccctcccccacttgtgcttgctcactggctctcgcttgctcgctctctctcaaacattaaaaaaatttaaaaaatatatttaatagatttttttagcACAACTTTGGAAATGTATTCATGGGATTCATATGTTTGTAGTCACTGTATGCTAGTAGCACCATGTAATAAGCAGAATCCGCAAAGACGTGATAATTTCGTTGCTGGGTCTGGTCCTCTTTAAACGAACTTTATGGGACATCAGAAGCAGCAGAACAGAACTGTAGTGTAGTGATGGAACCTGGGTTTTGTATGATTAAATGGAGTGACGTAGGAGATGATCACGTAATCCTAGGCCTTCTTCCCTACAGCCTGTTTGGCCCATTTGTAGATGCTTTCATGGGGGAAATGACGCCCGTGCTGCTAGAAGGTGGGCTTCCTCAGGATGGGAAGGTGAGGCAGGGCTGCCTCTTCAGCCAGAGCACCGGGCCCCGTTACACTTGCCAACTCACTTCTGTTTCTGCTGCCTGGGTTTTAAG is a genomic window containing:
- the KCTD4 gene encoding BTB/POZ domain-containing protein KCTD4, with product MERKINRREKEKEYEGKHNSLEDADQGKNCKSTLMTLNVGGYLYITQKQTLTKYPDTFLEGIVNGKILCPFDADGHYFIDRDGLLFRHVLNFLRNGELLLPEGFRENQLLAQEAEFFQLKGLAEEVKARWEKEQLTPRETTFLEITDNHDRSQGLRIFCNAPDFISKIKSRIVLVSKSRLDGFPEEFSISSNIIQFKYFIKSENGTRLVLKEDNTFVCTLETLKFEAIMMALKCGFRLLTSLDCSKGSIVHSDALHFIK